In Salmo salar chromosome ssa03, Ssal_v3.1, whole genome shotgun sequence, a single genomic region encodes these proteins:
- the LOC106596389 gene encoding far upstream element-binding protein 1 isoform X1, with translation MADYSNVAPPSGNGAGMNDAFKDALQRARQIAAKIGGDGVPSAAPSGNEFGYGGQKRPLEDAGEYDQPETKKVAPNDSFSAAMGMGGMGGGGMGGGGMGGGGMGGGGMGGGGMGGGGGSRSSSEEFKVPDGMVGFIIGRGGEQISRMQQESGCKIQIAPDSGGMPDRSVTLTGSPDSIQAAKRLLTEIVDKGRPAPAFHHNDDDGGGGPGMSVQEMLVPASKAGLVIGKGGETIKQLQERAGVKMVMIQEGPQNTGADKPLRISGEPFKVQQAKDMVMELIREQGFREQRGEYGSRMGGGGGGGGGEGLDVPVPRFAVGIVIGRNGEMIKKIQSDTGVRIQFKPDDGTTPERIAQIIGPPDQSQHAAEIITDLLRSVQQGGPGGPNGGGRGRGRGGNGGGNWNMGPPGGLQEFTFTVPTMKTGLIIGKGGETIKGISQQSGARIELQRNPPPNSDPNIKMFTVRGSHQQIDYARQLVEEKIGGPVSPMGGPHGPPGPHGGPSPHGPPGPPGPPAQMGPYNPGPYNQGPPGPHGPPAPYQPQGWGNGFPHWQQGQPDPGKAAADANAAAWAAYYSQYQQQPQAPMTQAGGAPGNTQANGQGQQPQDYTKAWEEYYKKQGQAAPQAAAAAAGGQPDYSAAWAEYYRQQAAYYGQGSPQAMGAQPQAPQGQ, from the exons ATGGCTGACTATTCAAACGTGGCTCCGCCGTCGGGAAATGGCGCAGGAATGAACGACGCTTTTAAAGACGCACTTCAGCGAGCTAGACAG ATTGCGGCTAAGATTGGGGGGGACGGCGTCCCCTCCGCGGCGCCCTCAGGCAATGAGTTTGGATATGGAGGCCAGAAGCGACCCCTTGAAGATGCCGGTGAGTACG ACCAACCGGAGACCAAGAAGGTGGCGCCTAACGACT CGTTCTCAGCAGCGATGGGTATGGGAGGAATgggaggtggaggaatgggaggtggaggaatgggaggtggaggaatgggaggtggaggaatgggaggtggaggaatgggaggtggaggaggatcaCGGTCGTCGTCAGAGGAGTTCAAGGTTCCTGATGGGATGGTTGGATTCA TTattggaagaggaggagaacagataTCGCGTATGCAACAGGAGTCAGGCTGCAAAATTCAGATCGCACCCG ACAGTGGAGGTATGCCTGATAGGTCGGTGACACTGACCGGATCCCCAGACTCCATACA AGCTGCCAAGAGGCTGCTGACGGAGATCGTTGATAAGGGTCGTCCTGCACCAGCCTTCCACCACAACGACGACGACGGCGGCGGCGGCCCCGGCATGTCTGTTCAGGAGATGCTGGTTCCTGCCTCCAAGGCTGGCCTGGTCAtcgggaagggaggagagaccaTCAAACAGCTGCAGGAGCGAGCCGGAGTCAAAATGGTGATGATCCAGGAAGGACCTCAAAACACTGGCGCAGACAAACCTCTACGCATCTCAGGCGAACCTTTTAAAGTCCAG CAAGCCAAAGACATGGTGATGGAGCTGATCAGAGAACAGGGCTtcagggagcagagaggagagtacGGATCCAGGATgggaggaggcggaggaggaggaggaggagagggcctGGAT gttCCTGTCCCCAGGTTTGCGGTAGGAATCGTGATCGGGAGAAACGgagagatgatcaagaagatcCAGAGTGACACAGGAGTCAGGATCCAGTTCAAACCAG aTGACGGCACTACCCCGGAGAGGATAGCCCAGATCATAGGTCCTCCAGACCAGTCCCAGCATGCAGCAGAGATCATCACTGACCTTCTGAGGAGTGTTCAGCAGGGAGGGCCTGGCGGTCCTAACGgagggggcagggggagaggcaggggaggtaATGGTGGGGGTAACTGGAACATGGGTCCTCCTGGAGGACTGCAGGAGTTCACCTTCACCGTCCCGACCATGAAGACTGGACTCATCATCGGCAAAG GGGGTGAAACCATCAAGGGCATCAGCCAGCAATCTGGGGCTCGTATTGAGCTCCAGAGAAACCCTCCACCCAACTCCGACCCCAACATTAAAATGTTCACCGTCCGAGGATCACACCAACAGATAGACTACGCACGGCAGCTGGTCGAGGAGAAGATCGGG GGTCCAGTCAGTCCAATGGGTGGTCCTCACGGCCCACCAGGCCCCCACGGAGGTCCCTCTCCCCACGGGCCCCCCGGCCCACCAGGACCCCCTGCTCAAATGGGCCCTTACAACCCCGGCCCCTACAACCAGGGACCCCCAGGACCACA TGGTCCTCCTGCTCCCTACCAGCCTCAGGGTTGGGGCAACGGATTCCCCCACTGGCAGCAGGGACAGCCGGATCCTG GTAAAGCCGCAGCTGACGCCAACGCGGCGGCCTGGGCAGCGTATTACTCCCAGTACCAGCAGCAACCCCAGGCCCCCATGACACAGGCCGGCGGCGCCCCCGGCAACACGCAGGCCAACGGGCAAG GTCAACAaccacaggactacactaagGCCTGGGAAGAGTACTACAAGAAACAAG GTCAAGCTGCCCCccaggcggcagcagcagcagcaggtggtCAGCCAGACTACAGTGCTGCCTGGGCAGAGTACTACCGCCAACAGGCTGCGTACTACGGACAGGGAAGCCCACAGGCCATGGGGGCCCAGCCACAAGCACCTCAG GGCCAGTAA
- the LOC106596389 gene encoding far upstream element-binding protein 1 isoform X2, producing the protein MADYSNVAPPSGNGAGMNDAFKDALQRARQIAAKIGGDGVPSAAPSGNEFGYGGQKRPLEDADQPETKKVAPNDSFSAAMGMGGMGGGGMGGGGMGGGGMGGGGMGGGGMGGGGGSRSSSEEFKVPDGMVGFIIGRGGEQISRMQQESGCKIQIAPDSGGMPDRSVTLTGSPDSIQAAKRLLTEIVDKGRPAPAFHHNDDDGGGGPGMSVQEMLVPASKAGLVIGKGGETIKQLQERAGVKMVMIQEGPQNTGADKPLRISGEPFKVQQAKDMVMELIREQGFREQRGEYGSRMGGGGGGGGGEGLDVPVPRFAVGIVIGRNGEMIKKIQSDTGVRIQFKPDDGTTPERIAQIIGPPDQSQHAAEIITDLLRSVQQGGPGGPNGGGRGRGRGGNGGGNWNMGPPGGLQEFTFTVPTMKTGLIIGKGGETIKGISQQSGARIELQRNPPPNSDPNIKMFTVRGSHQQIDYARQLVEEKIGGPVSPMGGPHGPPGPHGGPSPHGPPGPPGPPAQMGPYNPGPYNQGPPGPHGPPAPYQPQGWGNGFPHWQQGQPDPGKAAADANAAAWAAYYSQYQQQPQAPMTQAGGAPGNTQANGQGQQPQDYTKAWEEYYKKQGQAAPQAAAAAAGGQPDYSAAWAEYYRQQAAYYGQGSPQAMGAQPQAPQGQ; encoded by the exons ATGGCTGACTATTCAAACGTGGCTCCGCCGTCGGGAAATGGCGCAGGAATGAACGACGCTTTTAAAGACGCACTTCAGCGAGCTAGACAG ATTGCGGCTAAGATTGGGGGGGACGGCGTCCCCTCCGCGGCGCCCTCAGGCAATGAGTTTGGATATGGAGGCCAGAAGCGACCCCTTGAAGATGCCG ACCAACCGGAGACCAAGAAGGTGGCGCCTAACGACT CGTTCTCAGCAGCGATGGGTATGGGAGGAATgggaggtggaggaatgggaggtggaggaatgggaggtggaggaatgggaggtggaggaatgggaggtggaggaatgggaggtggaggaggatcaCGGTCGTCGTCAGAGGAGTTCAAGGTTCCTGATGGGATGGTTGGATTCA TTattggaagaggaggagaacagataTCGCGTATGCAACAGGAGTCAGGCTGCAAAATTCAGATCGCACCCG ACAGTGGAGGTATGCCTGATAGGTCGGTGACACTGACCGGATCCCCAGACTCCATACA AGCTGCCAAGAGGCTGCTGACGGAGATCGTTGATAAGGGTCGTCCTGCACCAGCCTTCCACCACAACGACGACGACGGCGGCGGCGGCCCCGGCATGTCTGTTCAGGAGATGCTGGTTCCTGCCTCCAAGGCTGGCCTGGTCAtcgggaagggaggagagaccaTCAAACAGCTGCAGGAGCGAGCCGGAGTCAAAATGGTGATGATCCAGGAAGGACCTCAAAACACTGGCGCAGACAAACCTCTACGCATCTCAGGCGAACCTTTTAAAGTCCAG CAAGCCAAAGACATGGTGATGGAGCTGATCAGAGAACAGGGCTtcagggagcagagaggagagtacGGATCCAGGATgggaggaggcggaggaggaggaggaggagagggcctGGAT gttCCTGTCCCCAGGTTTGCGGTAGGAATCGTGATCGGGAGAAACGgagagatgatcaagaagatcCAGAGTGACACAGGAGTCAGGATCCAGTTCAAACCAG aTGACGGCACTACCCCGGAGAGGATAGCCCAGATCATAGGTCCTCCAGACCAGTCCCAGCATGCAGCAGAGATCATCACTGACCTTCTGAGGAGTGTTCAGCAGGGAGGGCCTGGCGGTCCTAACGgagggggcagggggagaggcaggggaggtaATGGTGGGGGTAACTGGAACATGGGTCCTCCTGGAGGACTGCAGGAGTTCACCTTCACCGTCCCGACCATGAAGACTGGACTCATCATCGGCAAAG GGGGTGAAACCATCAAGGGCATCAGCCAGCAATCTGGGGCTCGTATTGAGCTCCAGAGAAACCCTCCACCCAACTCCGACCCCAACATTAAAATGTTCACCGTCCGAGGATCACACCAACAGATAGACTACGCACGGCAGCTGGTCGAGGAGAAGATCGGG GGTCCAGTCAGTCCAATGGGTGGTCCTCACGGCCCACCAGGCCCCCACGGAGGTCCCTCTCCCCACGGGCCCCCCGGCCCACCAGGACCCCCTGCTCAAATGGGCCCTTACAACCCCGGCCCCTACAACCAGGGACCCCCAGGACCACA TGGTCCTCCTGCTCCCTACCAGCCTCAGGGTTGGGGCAACGGATTCCCCCACTGGCAGCAGGGACAGCCGGATCCTG GTAAAGCCGCAGCTGACGCCAACGCGGCGGCCTGGGCAGCGTATTACTCCCAGTACCAGCAGCAACCCCAGGCCCCCATGACACAGGCCGGCGGCGCCCCCGGCAACACGCAGGCCAACGGGCAAG GTCAACAaccacaggactacactaagGCCTGGGAAGAGTACTACAAGAAACAAG GTCAAGCTGCCCCccaggcggcagcagcagcagcaggtggtCAGCCAGACTACAGTGCTGCCTGGGCAGAGTACTACCGCCAACAGGCTGCGTACTACGGACAGGGAAGCCCACAGGCCATGGGGGCCCAGCCACAAGCACCTCAG GGCCAGTAA